The following are encoded together in the Glycine soja cultivar W05 chromosome 5, ASM419377v2, whole genome shotgun sequence genome:
- the LOC114411165 gene encoding uncharacterized protein LOC114411165: MLDDVAALLHLPIVDALHDFQPLRTDEAVLLLVELFMVSPEVAMAKTGQCDGPYVCLQWLRDIYQCRCQTRHWTAAARAYLLHLLSCTLFANKSTTYVHVLNDASLNTNRQLVGYITLLQCWIYKHFLSVVECNADPDYDEVSPRACRWIATKKTMKKVSTAMYRQCLDRLQIPHVRWGPIVVKYRLKRVMRQFGYIQCIPAHPVHPWVSYDDVDDTWTHYSDHLATADDPCVVPGPESDIPQVSDDPVRSDVDEPRHAVEACDAIAERLERHLSLGVVTSGTSTYEVIKECLKIARSVTQDHIVYVRSRHRHRMDQP, from the exons ATGCTGGACGATGTCGCGGCTCTTCTCCATCTGCCGATTGTGGATGCATTACATGACTTCCAGCCTCTACGCACCGACGAGGCGGTGCTGCTCTTGGTTGAGTTATTTATGGTCTCACCAGAGGTGGCCATGGCCAAGACAGGCCAATGTGACGGACCATACGTGTGCCTGCAGTGGCTGCGAGACATATACCAGTGCAGATGTCAGACGCGGCACTGGACAGCTGCCGCTCGTGCTTATCTTTTGCATCTTTTGAGTTGCACTCTCTTTGCTAATAAGAGTACAACCTATGTTCATGTT CTTAATGATGCCAGTCTCAACACCAACCGACAGCTTGTTGGTTACATCACCTTGTTACAG TGTTGGATATACAAGCACTTTCTGTCAGTTGTGGAGTGCAATGCTGATCCAGACTACGACGAGGTGTCACCACGTGCGTGTCGGTGGATTGCGACAAAGAAGACTATGAAGAAGGTGTCCACAGCGATGTACAGGCAGTGCCTGGATCGTCTGCAGATCCCACAT GTCCGCTGGGGGCCTATTGTTGTCAAATACAGACTGAAGAGGGTTATGCGCCAGTTTGGCTACATCCAGTGCATTCCTGCACACCCTGTCCATCCATGGGTGTCATATGATGACGTAGACGATACGTGGACACACTACTCAGACCATTTGGCGACAGCAGATGATCCATGTGTTGTGCCAG GTCCAGAGTCAGATATCCCTCAGGTCTCGGATGATCCAGTCAGGTCTGATGTCGACGAGCccagacatgcagtg GAGGCTTGCGATGCGATCGCCGAGAGATTGGAGCGTCACCTTAGCCTTGGGGTAGTCACGTCAGGCACATCGACATATGAGGTCATCAAAGAATGCCTCAAGATTGCCAGGAGTGTCACTCAGGATCACATTGTGTACGTGAGGTCTCGACATAGGCATCGCATGGATCAGCCGTAG
- the LOC114411166 gene encoding uncharacterized protein LOC114411166, producing MAFRKNHPPKFSGDYDPEGARLWLAETEKIFEAMGCLEEHKVPYATFMLQGEAENWWKFMKPALAAPGDVIPWNAFKDKFLDNYFPQDLRKRKAREFLDLKQGNMSVGEYTAKFNELLQYWPQYQDARNEEDICAQFENGLRLEIQQAVSYMQITNFNQLVTKCRIFEDKMKERQARGFGGPQRSHPFRGNNNKRMKPYASNKGKQPMTTSNMS from the coding sequence atggctttccgtaagaaccacccgccgaAGTTCAGTGGggactatgatccggaaggtgctaggttaTGGTTAGCTGAGACTgagaagattttcgaggcgatgggttgcctcgaggagcataaggtccctTATGCGACGTTCATGCTCCAAGGAGAAGCTGAGAACTGGTGGAAGTTCATGAAACCTGCATTAGCAGCACCTGGAGacgtgattccttggaatgccttcaaagACAAATTCCTAGACAATTATTTTCCACAAGATCTCAGGAAGCgaaaggcgagggaatttctggatttAAAGCAGGGAAACATGTCCGTTGGAGAATACACAGCCAAATTTAATGAACTTCTACAGTactggcctcaataccaagatgctcggaacGAAGAAGACatatgtgctcagtttgagaatgggcttcgacTGGAGATTCAACAGGCAGTTAGCTACATGCAGATCACGAATTTCAATCAACTAGTGACAAAGTGCAGAATATTTGAggacaagatgaaagagaggcaagctagaggctTTGGAGGACCACAAAGAAGCCACCCTTTTAGAGGAAACAATAATAAGAGGATGAAGCCAtatgctagcaacaaggggaaacAACCTATGACTACGTCCAACATGAGCTAG